From one SAR324 cluster bacterium genomic stretch:
- a CDS encoding TIGR04372 family glycosyltransferase, with amino-acid sequence MDSDYRHFSTQNRIERLAQAGLIAYHMPLRALNRPFSKIARHPLTDHYLYPSIGPFTLWQPEASQDYFAWEIAERYDWRTQMQTYLPIRLRAEKQLNAEQIRQKLGLPRDVWFVCLHVREGGYHKDHAQSSVRNADILNYVPAIEEITKRGGWVIRLGDNTMKPLPALKQVIDYPFTPWKSELMDLYLIQECQFYIGSQSGIWDIAVLFQKPLLMPNMCHWTMSYPPKEGDLGLLKHVYSHSRKRFLSVEELFHEPWEAQHFLGIGPDYHMEENTAEEIKTLVLEYLDRSTSIPAETNFQQAANKQRVAQAKQLFEKQMFDRHRDDIYNKYRIASRVLGCGGTLGSHFLANYWKTSK; translated from the coding sequence GTGGATTCCGATTATCGTCATTTTTCCACACAAAACAGGATTGAACGATTAGCTCAAGCAGGTCTGATAGCGTATCACATGCCTTTACGGGCACTCAATCGGCCATTTTCAAAGATTGCTCGTCATCCGTTGACTGATCATTATCTGTACCCGTCTATTGGTCCATTTACTTTGTGGCAACCCGAAGCCTCACAGGATTATTTTGCATGGGAGATTGCAGAACGTTATGATTGGCGAACACAGATGCAAACTTATTTACCCATCAGATTAAGGGCTGAGAAACAACTCAACGCAGAGCAAATACGTCAAAAGTTAGGGCTTCCTCGGGATGTGTGGTTTGTCTGTTTGCATGTAAGGGAAGGGGGATATCATAAGGATCATGCCCAAAGTTCGGTCAGAAATGCGGATATCCTCAATTATGTTCCTGCTATTGAAGAAATCACAAAAAGAGGTGGTTGGGTCATTCGTCTTGGTGATAATACCATGAAGCCTCTACCTGCTCTCAAGCAAGTAATAGATTATCCTTTCACGCCATGGAAAAGCGAGTTGATGGATCTTTATTTAATTCAGGAATGTCAATTTTATATTGGCTCTCAATCCGGAATTTGGGATATTGCGGTGCTGTTTCAAAAACCGTTATTGATGCCGAATATGTGTCACTGGACCATGAGTTATCCGCCTAAAGAGGGTGACTTAGGCTTGCTCAAACACGTCTATTCCCATTCACGCAAACGATTTCTGTCTGTTGAAGAACTCTTTCATGAACCTTGGGAGGCTCAGCATTTTTTAGGAATTGGGCCGGATTACCATATGGAAGAAAATACCGCTGAAGAAATAAAAACTCTGGTGCTGGAATATCTGGATAGATCCACATCCATACCTGCCGAAACAAATTTTCAACAAGCAGCCAATAAGCAACGTGTTGCTCAAGCGAAACAACTATTTGAAAAACAAATGTTTGATCGTCATCGAGATGATATTTATAACAAGTATCGCATTGCTTCTCGTGTGTTAGGTTGTGGCGGAACATTAGGTTCTCATTTTTTAGCAAACTATTGGAAAACATCTAAGTAG
- a CDS encoding ABC transporter ATP-binding protein: MKSNLVVLLYRHVIAENKKAFWGVMLISVSVAIGEMVGVSALYPFFSMLSKPDLIQEQKTLQALYDWGNFVSTQQFVFFFGVGALGVFIAINILGYVKNVFIARFAFRQSAKISVKLLRNYLEHPYLYFLTHDIGEISKNIMVQSDAVAHGVLYSWIIIVSEFMVLFLITSIIIRENAVIGVILFGVFLLLLLVVYRLVKNILYKAGEETDAANGRRFSYCLEVFGSIKEIKVSQQESFFADQFSPIAMRHAQAFTKANIIQLFPPAFMQLLTISGLMTLTLFFIYEQTQFNTILSTLSLYAIAGYRMMPSFSKVANAISVIRQHGPIVKNVLNVLTQTPKVSLNREQINPISFNDVIKLNNLCLSYPGSNSNVFDNLNIIFKKNRLTALVGRSGAGKTSLVDVLTGLIPLQNGQILVDHAELSDDSRFNMWRRLIAYIPQSIFLMNRSIASNIAFGVHSEDIDWKKMKKVIEQAHLESFIQDLPDGWNTNVGERGNRLSGGQIQRIGIARALYRDPEVIIMDESTSALDGITEQQIIQTLQELKKQKTIIVIAHRNTTVRYSDYIVLMDKGNAVDAGTYEELVNRNPYFASLMVHSENKN; encoded by the coding sequence ATGAAATCCAATTTGGTTGTCCTTCTTTATCGCCACGTCATAGCTGAAAATAAGAAGGCTTTTTGGGGGGTCATGTTGATCAGTGTCTCTGTTGCGATAGGTGAAATGGTTGGGGTTTCTGCGCTTTACCCTTTTTTTTCGATGCTCAGTAAACCGGATTTAATCCAGGAACAGAAAACATTGCAAGCATTATACGATTGGGGAAATTTTGTTAGCACGCAACAGTTTGTTTTCTTTTTTGGTGTTGGCGCATTAGGTGTTTTCATTGCTATCAATATTCTTGGTTATGTTAAAAATGTGTTTATCGCACGATTCGCATTCAGACAATCCGCCAAAATTTCGGTTAAATTGTTACGTAATTATCTGGAACATCCATATCTTTATTTTTTGACACATGATATTGGGGAAATTAGTAAAAATATTATGGTGCAATCGGATGCGGTAGCTCATGGAGTACTATATTCATGGATTATTATAGTCTCTGAATTTATGGTCCTTTTTTTAATAACTTCCATCATTATCCGTGAAAATGCTGTCATTGGTGTGATCCTGTTTGGAGTCTTTTTACTACTACTATTAGTGGTTTATAGATTGGTTAAAAACATCTTATATAAAGCCGGTGAAGAAACAGACGCAGCTAATGGTCGACGATTCAGTTATTGTTTGGAGGTCTTTGGATCCATCAAGGAAATCAAGGTATCTCAGCAAGAATCCTTTTTTGCCGACCAATTTTCACCAATTGCTATGAGGCATGCGCAGGCATTCACAAAAGCGAATATTATTCAATTATTCCCACCTGCATTCATGCAACTGCTTACAATAAGCGGCTTAATGACATTGACCCTATTTTTTATTTATGAGCAGACACAATTCAATACTATTTTGTCAACACTTTCTCTGTATGCAATTGCGGGATATCGCATGATGCCCTCATTTTCAAAAGTTGCTAACGCAATTTCTGTTATTCGGCAGCATGGACCTATTGTCAAGAATGTACTGAATGTGTTAACCCAAACACCAAAAGTTTCTTTGAATCGAGAGCAAATCAATCCAATTTCTTTCAATGACGTAATAAAACTAAATAATTTGTGTCTTTCTTATCCCGGATCCAATAGCAATGTGTTTGATAATCTGAATATCATTTTTAAAAAGAACAGGTTGACAGCACTCGTTGGCCGTTCAGGGGCCGGAAAAACATCGTTAGTTGATGTCCTAACAGGATTGATTCCCCTTCAAAATGGACAGATTCTTGTCGATCATGCAGAATTGTCTGATGACTCCAGATTTAATATGTGGAGAAGACTTATCGCTTATATTCCTCAATCCATTTTTTTAATGAATCGGAGTATAGCTAGTAATATCGCATTTGGAGTTCACAGTGAGGATATTGACTGGAAAAAAATGAAAAAGGTGATTGAACAGGCCCATCTTGAAAGTTTTATTCAGGATCTTCCTGACGGATGGAACACCAATGTTGGTGAGCGAGGAAACAGATTGAGTGGTGGACAAATTCAACGGATTGGTATTGCGAGAGCTCTTTATCGTGACCCAGAAGTGATTATCATGGATGAATCTACCAGTGCCTTGGATGGAATTACAGAACAGCAAATCATTCAAACACTGCAAGAACTTAAAAAACAAAAAACCATTATTGTGATTGCTCATAGGAACACAACGGTTCGCTATAGCGACTATATTGTGTTGATGGATAAGGGAAATGCTGTTGATGCCGGCACTTATGAAGAATTAGTGAACCGCAACCCATATTTTGCGAGCTTAATGGTACATTCAGAGAATAAAAACTAA
- a CDS encoding TIGR04372 family glycosyltransferase, with translation MFPFKQIRIGFINTERIGHLALNLELFCRKQQSGYSKGWTHIFLAGNPCNQQLLTMWKRHLHIFQIPVLWELLWPVQWLWKTSRFFEPLEMLSNEYEDFQTGHPTLFFTEDEKKKGRNFLSTLGIDLEKHWYVCVFARDEAYLNVNYPGADWGYHQFRNADIDHFIPAIEYITNRGGFVIRMGHHVGKPLKFRHPQVIDYALSARNDFADIYLMAHCRFVLGTTSGICDIAMIFDVPRIGTNFVPIGHMPHGKHCLYLPKLLFQKEMNQPVPFKWILSETRKREHPWNFDGETITKAGYEYVENKPEDILAITQEMMDRLEGIWKPSMEDQELLLHYFNLFPQDHWSKMVKTPIGLEFFKKYREFFIS, from the coding sequence TTGTTCCCGTTCAAACAAATCAGAATTGGATTCATCAATACTGAACGAATTGGACACCTGGCACTCAATCTTGAATTATTCTGTCGTAAGCAGCAATCAGGTTATTCTAAAGGCTGGACACATATTTTTCTGGCGGGAAATCCATGCAATCAACAATTGTTGACCATGTGGAAACGACATCTTCACATTTTTCAAATACCTGTATTGTGGGAGTTATTATGGCCAGTTCAATGGTTGTGGAAAACATCACGGTTTTTTGAACCTCTGGAGATGCTGTCGAACGAATATGAAGACTTTCAGACTGGACATCCAACTCTTTTTTTTACAGAAGATGAGAAAAAAAAGGGGAGAAATTTTTTATCAACGTTAGGAATTGATCTTGAAAAACATTGGTATGTCTGCGTTTTTGCACGTGATGAAGCCTATCTCAATGTGAATTACCCTGGTGCTGACTGGGGTTACCATCAATTTCGCAATGCGGATATTGATCACTTTATTCCTGCCATTGAATATATCACAAACCGGGGAGGATTCGTGATTCGCATGGGACACCATGTTGGAAAGCCCTTGAAGTTTAGGCATCCTCAGGTGATTGATTATGCTTTATCCGCCCGAAATGATTTTGCTGATATCTATTTAATGGCACATTGCCGTTTTGTATTAGGCACCACTTCCGGTATTTGTGACATTGCCATGATTTTTGATGTCCCCCGTATTGGGACTAACTTTGTACCTATCGGACATATGCCGCATGGTAAACATTGTTTATATCTTCCCAAGCTTCTTTTTCAAAAAGAAATGAACCAGCCTGTTCCTTTTAAGTGGATTTTATCAGAAACCAGAAAGCGTGAACACCCCTGGAATTTTGATGGTGAAACAATCACCAAAGCGGGTTATGAATATGTGGAAAATAAACCAGAAGATATTTTAGCCATTACCCAGGAAATGATGGACAGATTGGAAGGAATATGGAAACCATCGATGGAGGATCAAGAATTGTTACTCCACTATTTTAACCTTTTTCCTCAAGATCATTGGTCAAAAATGGTCAAAACCCCCATTGGATTGGAATTCTTTAAAAAATATCGTGAGTTTTTCATTTCATGA
- a CDS encoding NUDIX domain-containing protein — MEFVLAILQVHGRYVMQHRDDNLNIPAPGMWGLFGGKIEPGETPDNALIREIQEELCLILKDYKFLFQINHYNDFWKQTVSYFVYHADITHFWGTHQLCEGQAVDYFAYEQLTHLPIPSVIQNILDQYQNTDYIS; from the coding sequence ATGGAATTTGTTTTAGCAATTCTTCAGGTTCATGGGCGTTATGTCATGCAGCATCGGGACGACAATCTCAATATTCCGGCCCCGGGAATGTGGGGGCTGTTTGGAGGTAAAATTGAGCCTGGAGAAACTCCGGATAATGCGTTGATCCGGGAAATACAAGAGGAATTATGTCTGATTTTGAAAGACTATAAGTTTTTATTTCAAATAAACCATTACAATGATTTCTGGAAACAGACAGTTTCATATTTTGTTTATCATGCGGACATCACTCACTTCTGGGGAACTCACCAGTTATGTGAAGGACAAGCAGTTGATTATTTTGCCTATGAACAATTAACCCACCTTCCCATTCCATCGGTGATTCAAAACATATTGGATCAATACCAAAACACTGATTATATTTCATGA